The Humulus lupulus chromosome 7, drHumLupu1.1, whole genome shotgun sequence region TAAAGCAATATAAAACAAATGATTTACTATTCTAATATAATATAAAACAATAAATGGTAAAGTAAATAGATAGAAAAGAGGGTGGCAATAATTATTAGTTCCCATTCCTTAAAATTATTTTAGGAAAATTAATACTATAATATTGAATAGTGATATCTCATTTACATGAAACACAGGCGTAATCATCGGTTTAATTACTGTATACACAAACAATAATATGCTTCTCAAAGTAAGACAAccttttcaaaattttcaaattaaatcATTGTTAATGCACACACAAATGTTAGTTATGGTAAGTTTGAAATCTAAAGTGAAATGATTTATGAATGCACTCTCTTGTAATAGGGAATGTTATTAAAGTGAAAATGGCCACTTTGTCatcttctatatatatatctatataaaaatTAGCATAATATAAGGTCCTATTCCATGGTTGCTTCCTATTCACTTCTTGAATGAGTTGGCTCAAATTAATTTCTCTTTGCATTGATTACTTCTCAAAATCATAATTATTATGTATTGCTATTTttagccatatatatatatttttaaatgattttgtATTCCGAcgtagttttgataattttttacaaaataacatCTGTCTAAAACTCGACTAGTTGTTTAAATTTTTCGACTaactgtttgaatttttttaattatttgtttaaatttttgACTAACTATCTAAATTATGAGatatcatttttatgttaaagtataaaataactttaaaaaatataccATTTTGCActctatatatatatcaaatttatatatatataggtatggAAGGGACAGGAGTTATAATTACTATCTGGAATCTAACTTTGTTTTAGGCTCCTAACTAACTATACATTTTAAATATTTATgcaatataaaaaattaatcacACCCATGTATATAGGGACCAAGCTTTATGTCTCTATATATACTTAAGTACTATAGCTTTATTACTGATTTTTATAGATttgctttttaattttttttttggtttcaaAGTGGGCACGTTTGTTAAATGATTAGATTTAGACCCCATTTGAAGAATATAATTaaccttttgtttttctttttcttgtaaATTTGTCTAGATACTAATTGATGATGTAACATGTTTTTCGTATATATAGTCAATGTGAAACATTAATATATTCCCACTTAATAAAAAACAAATCGTACTTCTTGTAACACTTTAATACCCAATTTTTGTTTAAGACACCAATTTTTGAGTATTATCTCCATAAATATCTCTCTTAATTATTCTTAaagttattaattaattgaaatataacttttgagagagGTAATATATTAATTGTAATGTGCGATATGAtcatgagaaaaaagagagaaaagttcatatatatattcatgaaaTGTGTAATATTTAATACAACCTACTACTTTTTGTCACCCACTAATAACAACTTCCGCACCTCTCTCAAACATTGTTTTGTACATCTCAGAGTactaattaagtaattaaaagtTTCTATACATACCAACTAATTATTAAatctttgattaaaaaaaaattaaaacctcTTTCTTCTACGTACGTACTTTTCATGAAGCTATATTCACATCTCTTTTCTTCACAAGTATACATACTAattttattgtatatatatatatatatatatatttatgatgaCATGGTTGAAgctcatcatatatatatattggcaaATCCAGATACATATACAAGactgtaatatatatatatatatatgatatggtcacttgatattatatatatacccCCCATTGTGACCTTTATTATCACACCAGTTGTGCTAGCTCATTCCATGGTTTCTAAACTCCAAAAACCAGCTGAGTTCATCAGTGTTGTAAAAGGGTGTTACTTATTCTACTTCTGGTGTCTATGTATTTTGGGAAAACAAAAggatttgatttaaaaaaaacacTAAAAATGTAAGAGAGAGAGATGGAGATGAGAGAAAAACAATTGTGGTGtttggaaaaatggaaagaaaattaAGTGTGTGTGGAATGGAAATGAATTAACTATTCGAGTTGGAAGTCAAGAAAGGGAAATGAGCTCGAAACATCTTTCATCAAATCCTCTAAGTCCCACTCCCCAACTGTTAGCTCAGCCTGGAAATAACTCTCAACCCCATGATCATAACGAAGATCATCACCATTATTTTCAGCTTTGACACTACTACTGTTGTTATTACTCATGTTAATCCTGTCATGAACTAGTACTGATGATTTttggtgatggtgatggtgatggtgactGATCTCTTGATCAGTGCTGGCACTCTCCAATGGAGGAACAAAAAGCTCTCCTTCTAACCCAATATCAGTACCACTGCCAAAAACTCCATTAACTTCTCCAAAAAGACCATGAGGATAATCATTATTATTACTAACCATTCCAATCTGTGATATTGGATTATGATTACTCAAGAACCCATTACTGGAACCAAACATGTTGTTAAGCCCATGATGATGATGATCGAGTTGCTGCATGGCTGGGAATGGTCTGATCAAGTGGTTCAGAGACGTAGAAAACATGCCGTTTTCTTGCCTGGTAGTGCTGCTGCAAGGAATGTTAAGCCGAGCATCCATGGAAGAAATCGAGTCCTTGAGCTCAAACGAAGAGTCACTTGTGTTCGGTGAGGTTGTAGACGAAGATGACAAGTTCTTGAGTCGTTTTTTCACTGTTGAGTTCCAAAAATTCTTGATTTCATTGTCGGTTCTTCCAGGTAAGCGTGCCGCAATTTGAGACCAcctgagatatatatatatattcgtatGATTGAATTATGCATGAGTTGCATGTATGTatgacaataatatatatatatgtatatgtgtatatatgtgtgtgGAGTGTGTTGAACTCAAAGCATGGGGATCGATGTAGACAcatgatataataaatatatatgtatatatatatattcattgtatatgatcaaAGTTTTCTTTGGCCGCCAGACAAGTTGGACTTAAACACTTAATATAAtagaggtatatatatatatatatattagactaCGTACTTGTCGGGTTGAAATTAATGAAATTATCTGATCAAGTTAATACTACAGTAGTACAGTAGTCTTTTTTATGACGCTTGAATAATATTGCATGGAAAGACTtctttatgtaaatatatatatatataaatatatacttgaATGAAAAGTTAAGGGCTTGAGTGTCTTCAACTCAAGGGCTGATGTATATCTCAGACCAATGTCATTTTCagcttttattatatatatatatatatatctttcatGAAGTTATAACTGTATTAATGTATAACTATATagatgtatatttatatatatatgtgtgtaagtGTACTTGTTTGTATCTGAACTGAAGAACCTAAAAAACAAATTCCATTTGGATTATATATACTTGTACGTGTACATTAATTTgcttatgtatgtatatatatatatataattgaattattatttacGCATAAACcaaaaaaggaaaataaagaaaCGTAAGTATATATAttgacttttttattttattttgatggaatatatatatgtattgactTAATATTATATATACTGTCGGTAAAGATGATTGGTAGTATTATTATTAGTCTTAACTGAAATTAttatatttgttttattaattactTTTGACAAACAACAAGAATtaatatataacgtattattctctcatctctctctttctatttgtatacatgtatatatatgtatattatattgtatattttcattcaaaaaccACAACTTGATCTTGTTATATTCAACCTGTCATTTCTTGAAAAAGTTGGTAGAAAAATTATTAAGAAAACAGACAAAAATACAACCTCAGCAGCTAATCAAAATCACACACGACCACATAAAAACACTACTATATAGTAGCTTGTATAAGCTCTAATTTTCAATTTTCGTCATAAAAACCAACAGCTACCACAGTTAATAatactttttaaaaaataaattaaattgaagCAGGTGGATATAGATAGTGACACACAACAAATATCTAGTATTAGCACAGTAGATGATGATGTTAAATTTAATTAGTGATTAATTaaggtaattaattaataatattattattacctGTTGCCAAGAAGAGAGTGCAAATGGATGATGAGTTCTTCTTCTTGGGGTGAGAAAGCGCCGCGCTTGAGGTCAGGCCTCAAGTAATTGATCCAACGAAGACGGCAGCTCTTTCCGCAGCGCTGCAGCCCTGCGTTTCTGGCCACATCGCTCCAGCAGCCTTGGCCATTGTTGAGCATGTAGTTCATCAGCTTGTCATCTTCTTCGGGGGACCACAGCCCTTTTCTCagcttattattattgttattgttcgAAGACGATGACGAGTTAACGTTGTTGTTCTTCCCAGAAGGATGGTCTGGCTTTCTCATTCTGATATCAGATAATATTATAGCAAAGAGATCTgaatgagagaaaaagagagagagagagaagtggtTTGATGTAAGAATGTGCTGAGTGGTCTTTATAGAGAGAAAAGATGAGAGAAACTTGAGGTTGTGGgaatgatgatgataatgatgatggtGACGGTTGTGGGGTTTGCTTAGAATataggaaagagagagagagagagagagagatgaagaagaagaagaagaagaggttgGTTGATGGGTCTGAGTAGAAAACGGTTTGGAGAGGGACCTTAGGGGGTATGactatgagagagagagataggtgGTCGTCTTGTCTTTGACTCCATGACCTTTGTCTTTTTCTTCCCAAATTAATTAACTATTTCTTTCTTCATTCACAAGATATTAGCTTATAATAATCTTCTCTTCTCAAAATTCATAATAAtacttatacatatataaaatatgtATAACAAATTCTAAGTTACAAACTACTTAGGTCTTCGAGGGTACCCGATACCATACGAAGTTGTCATACTTTCGATATCGGAATTCATACAATTTAGTTTAATAATAATAACAGAGTATCGTTATCCAATCGTGAGGAGCCTTCTCGTGTtgtatttaataataataatagagtaTCATTATCTAATCGTGAGAAGTCTGTTCGTCTGGTGTTGGATAGCTTAAGGTATCTAATAACAACAATTTTCCATATACCTCAATATTCGTTagataaattattaaattaataggCAGGTAAAAGCTTATTaattagatacatcaaacaaaacttataatacattatattataatctAATAAATACATAAAACGAAAttattaacaa contains the following coding sequences:
- the LOC133790437 gene encoding transcription factor MYB46; the encoded protein is MRKPDHPSGKNNNVNSSSSSNNNNNNKLRKGLWSPEEDDKLMNYMLNNGQGCWSDVARNAGLQRCGKSCRLRWINYLRPDLKRGAFSPQEEELIIHLHSLLGNRWSQIAARLPGRTDNEIKNFWNSTVKKRLKNLSSSSTTSPNTSDSSFELKDSISSMDARLNIPCSSTTRQENGMFSTSLNHLIRPFPAMQQLDHHHHGLNNMFGSSNGFLSNHNPISQIGMVSNNNDYPHGLFGEVNGVFGSGTDIGLEGELFVPPLESASTDQEISHHHHHHHQKSSVLVHDRINMSNNNSSSVKAENNGDDLRYDHGVESYFQAELTVGEWDLEDLMKDVSSSFPFLDFQLE